The genomic stretch accaatgtcttgcatacgtctgtgcgtagtggttctcccccacattttgaatgggttttgtttcacaatcctctccagggtgcggttatccctattgcttatacacttttttctaccacatcttttccttcccttcgcctctctattaatgtgcttggacacagagctctgtgaacagccagcctcttttgcaatgaccttttgtgtcttgccctccttgtgcaacgtgtcaatggtcgtcttttggacaactgtcaagtcagcagtcttccccatgattgtgtagcatacagaactagactgagagaccatttaaaggcctttgcaggtgttttgagttaattagctgattagagtgtggcaccagttgtcttcaatattgaaccttttcacaatattctaattttctgagatactgaatttgggattttccttagttgtcagttataatcatcaaaattaaaagaaataaacatttgaaatatatcagtctgtgtgtaatgaatgaatataatatacaagtttcactttttgaatggaattagtgaaataaatcaactttttgatgatattctaattatatgaccagcacctgtatatatatatatatatatatatatatatatatatatatatatatatatatatatatcatacatacacactaccggtcaaaagttttgaaacactcatttattataatttttttttcttcacatttttgaataatagtaaagtcatcaaaactatggaataacataaatggaactatgggaattatgttgtgactaaacaaaatccaaaataattcaaactgtgttatattttagcatcttcaaagtagtcaccctttgcctagaatttgcagaaatgtactcttgacattttctcaaccagcttcttgaggtatcaccctgggatgctttttaaacagtattgaaggagttcccatctatgttgggcacttattggctgcttttctttattatttggtccaagtcatcaattccaaaaaatgtttttgttttaaataaacttttagttttataatgaaataaattaatattttggcacaattatatttttgtctacaaaactaatttcaaacatttaagcatacgccttcagatcaaaagatttttaagatcataagaaacatttcagtcaagtgtttcaaaacttttgaccggtagtatatatatgtatgtaatatatataaaatctatatagatagatagatagattgatatagatatagatatatttatattaattgttGTATTCATTTATATAATGAATATCTTTTTATCCTCATTTCATTTCTGTGATCCGatggtgtgacaaattaatttttaaaaatacagaatATAAATATTCCATGGAGTCTatatcaattaatatgaggtcataaaaagtgcatgtataataattatagacaatctatttggaaatatttacctttatagttttatatttagatttattttaaaagagtttatagcatgtcacaccacaggacacagGTGAAATATCTTAAAATTTCATTTCAACTAAGCAAATAACAAATTCAGTTTGAAAAACACTACATGAAAATTTAGATTTGCAAGCTTTCGATTCCAAATTTGATTCGATATTGattcaaatgtatatatttcagttataatgtcctttttgcttacatatgaaagaaattctctcccagctaatactgttaattatacagaggaccTTCTTACTAGCTACATTataattactaattatatttcattcgtttttcataattttggctttttaaattgaacaaatccatgtgttcaataagatattatattgcatttattattttttgttacatttttagtaattaattgcataatttgtactatttataagtatttaaattgatttgttgaacacgtgctaaaactggtactgtctaatgagcgcatgttaatgagagagacttgaatggctttatctcatctctgccatgcatgattagaattaaatgtttattttttggtttgttttgatcaacaactgacctgtaaagaacagaaagggtattaaaagagacattattcaatgacaaatgggtcgcgtgGATCTGGTCTTTGGAAatgcattacacggaacaactttaactctcaacatgcagtgaaataaTCTCGCTGCTGaatcaccactatactacacatttactggtgagtgaaatgtaaataattaccagccagttgccaaatatatacagtttagtcacatagcatgaattttggttgcaaatgtgagttatttcctctcattgtagttgagagttgcgcatagagtaaaagatcgatcttgggatttttaGAATCAATATCTAGATCGTTCAAATGAATATCGCGATgtatcggaaaatctatatttttacccacccctatatCTCAGCCTCTTATCTCATTCCCATTATAGGTGCGAGATCTGTGGCTTCACTTGCCGTCAGAAGGCCTCCCTCAATTGGCACATGAAGAAACATGATGCAGATGCTACGTACCAGTTCTCCTGCAACATCTGTGGAAAGAAGTTTGAGAAGAAGGACAGCGTGGTGGCTCACAAAGCCAAGAGTCACCCTGAAGTCCTCATTGCTGAGGCATTGGCGGCCAATGCTGGAGCCCTCATCACCACTCCAGCTGGAGTCAGCACACTGCTAGGAGCCTCCACGGGCACACAGACAGAGCCGGTGGTCCTGGAGGTGCAGAGGAGCTCTGTGGTGCGAGGAGGTCAGGTGCGTCCAGTGATGGTTGTGGATCAGGAGCCCTCGTTGCACACCATGCAGGTACCTGTGGGCCTGGCCTTGTCATCCACAGAGGAGGAAAACAGCGTTCCATCGCAGCAGACCTCAGCTCAcagtttgcagatgccacttcagTTTGTCACCCCGCCTGTCTCGCAGCAACAACACCAAATGCAGCAGTTACCACTCCAACCCTCCACTACCATCACCCAGCAGGCCCCTTTGGTCCAGCAGATGCCCGTGCAGTCCTACAACCCCCAGATGGTCCACATGACCTTCCGAGCTCTTCCTCAGCAGCAGCTTCCTCTGCTTTCTGGCACTCAGCAGATGCCCCTTCAGACAACCCAGCCACAGCATATCCAGGCAATCGCCAGACCCCCTAAGCTCAACCCAGCTCCCAATACTCCCCACCTTTCCCAAACCTTGCCTGAGGCTTCCTCTGTTTGCCGGAGCAGTTTGGAATTTGGCTCTGATCCTCCCTCTTCTTCATCTACTTCTCACCAGTCTTCCACCACCTCTTCAGAGACAAGACAGGTCATCTGGGTGGAACATGGAACTAATGAGAATGAAAATGGTGGTGGGGTTTGGGAGATAGGTGGGGAAGGGGAGGAGCAGATTATGACAGACAGTTCAGATGGGCAGATGGAGCGTGTACTGATATAGTGAATGAAGTTTATGGTGTAACATGAAGGAAAACGAGGTGACTGGTGTTTGTCACCGTCCTGATAATAAATACCCTTAAGTTAAATATATAAAGTCATAAATATATTGTATGTAACCGCATTAACTTTTGGTAGGTTTGTAGAAACGTCTGTATCAGGGACACCGTGTTGGAGTTGTTGTCATTGTTCATTTTGTATAAAAACAGTTCTAGTTCCCTCCAACAACCACAtctgttttttgtgtgttgttttgtgaCTAAGGGCTTACTTAGACACCTAATTCAGCCCTCCTTTAATTTCTTATGCAATGCTTACAGAGACtaaaataagttatatttgtGCCATCGTGTGGCTTGGACGAGTACTGTAGGAATGAAAACCAGCTGCGCAATGAGCTGTAATGTCTCATGTGAAAAAAGGAAAACTCAGCAATACTGTACCAAAACACAAAATGTGctgttttgatttgatattttaacaCTTATTAATCACACAGACAATATGtatgaacatttatatttattttccattATCCCAAAATTTTAGAATGGGGCTAATATATGATAAGTTATAaaggggtgattctcacaaaactggTCTGAGAAAACCTCctggtaataatttttttattattattatattttgaagccTGCATTTAgtgaccattaagattttttgcattgtgacattatttcagaCACTTTAGCACATAattttcattaccgtaatgcatccgAAAGTTTTACTTTTACATAACTTTTTACTGcgttataataataaaagatgcTGTCtgaattaaaatcaataaaaatgaaaggcagtaccaactATGTACAACTATGatgaatacaatttaaataatatataattttttcttcattgttataatgagaatttggggctaaaatgtgcataactgtcatgaaaataatgtcacgatgttaaaaatcttaatggtcctaaaaaaagACTTCATTTTCTATAGGAAAAataatatttcttatttgtttttcattttcttaaAAGGTTTCATGAAAAAAGGTGTTCCAGGATTCTACAGACATTGAAATAtgccacttaaagggatagttcacccaaaaaaataacattctcatttactcaccctcatgccatcccagatgtgtatgactttcttctgttgaactcaAATAAtgattttggaagaatatttcagctctgtaggtccatacaatgcaaatgatttATGGCCAggactttgaaagtccaaaaaagacataaaggtagcattaaagtaatccataagactccagtggttatcttcagaagcaatatgataggtatgggtgagaaacagatcaatactgaagtcattttttactataaatctccactttcacattatttgtTTTTGACAATTAACATTCTTCGTGGGCACAGAGGagtatttattgttaaaaagtacttaaatatttatatatttctgatccacacctatcatatcacttctgatgacatggattaaaccactggagttttatggattacttttatgctgattttatatgctttttggacttcaaagttctgaccaccattcacttgcattgtatggacctatagagctgaaatattcttctaaacatctttgtgtttgcaaaagaaagacagtcatacacaactgggatggcatgagggtgagtaaataatgggagaattttcatttttgggtgaactatccctttaaatgatggCACTGTTCGTTACATCATTTTGAAGATTTTTCACACTTACACAGTAACAAGTCTTCCACAAATTTAAGTTCTTGATGCAGTTTATAATGCTTCCTAGtagcatttcaatttaataaacaTAACACACTTATCTTGAGTGTATCTCACATAAAAGTGTGTTGTTCCCCAAATTATTTTATACAGACAGAAAGTCCTGGGATTCTGAATTGTGTCATCTTTTAATGGTGTGAGAGTCTGGCATACTGCTTCAATGCACGTTTTGGTGGAATGAGAGAATCATTCACTcccactcttttcttttttcgcTGTTCACTGTCCTTCCCTTCATCTGTCTCCTTTATGTTATGAGAAGCCAGTGGATCATTATATGAATCTACTACAACACTGGCTGAGGCATTGTCTTTTAGTCCATTGTCAGAAGTGACCACATGGTTACTCTGTAGATCGCTGTCATGTGCAAACTTGCAGCTGATTCCAAAGCGGCAGCGACCATCCTTTCTGTAGGCCACACAAATGCGCTTTCCACCAATCTGGGTGGGCCGAGCTTGTACAGTAAGAGGTACGTGTTTCTGCAGGACATTCAGTCTCCCCTCAGCCATTTCTTTGAAGGGGTTTGCAAACACACTGCTGCCTGTAAGTAGTACACCTGAGCTGGAGCCTCCCAGAGGTGGAGGCGGGAGCTTGCGAGTTTGAGGACGGATGGATGGGGTCTGCAGGGACCCAGAAGAGTAGTGATCCACAACAGAAACCTCTTCATCCTCATTCTCTGGACCAGATTCAGACTCACTGGAAGGTGATTCTGGCTCCAACAGGAAATTGCACCTTTTCCTCTCCACCACAGCATCATCTGTCTTTTTAATGGACCTAAGAAGAAATATTTTGAGACAGTTATTTAAAACTGATGCCTGATCCTCATCACTttaaagtataatatatataacgaaatacaccgatgagccaaaacattatgacctttGGCTTAATATGCTGTTAGTCTTCTGAGTGCCGCTAAAAAAGCGCTGAACCGCCGAGACATGGACTTACTCTACCAAACCccagaaggtgtcctgtggtatcaggcaccaagacattagcagcagatgcttcaagtcctgtaagttgtgaggtggggctgcagtggattggacttgttggtccagcacatcccacagatgcatctggggaatttggaggccagggcaacaccttgaactcttcatcatgttcctcaaaccattcctgaacaatgtgtggcagggtgcattatactgctgaaaaaggccactgtcatcagggaataccattgccttgaaggggtgtacctggaaAGCAACTATGTTTGGGTAGGTGGCATGTgacaaattgatgtccacatgaatggtcagactcagggtttcccagcagaacatttcccagagcatcacactccctccactggcttgtcgtatttccacagtgcatcctggtgccatcactttcccaggtaaatggcacacaagtacacagccgtccacatgatgtgaaagaaaacgggactcattggaccagacaaatttcttccactgctccaaggtccagttccaacgctcgtgtgcccattgtaggcacattTGACAATGGACAGGGaccatcatgggcactctgaccggtctgcggctatgcagccccatacgcagcagtttgcgatgcactgtgttgtgacacattcccccCGTaagcatcattaaaattttctgtgacttgtgccacagtagaccttctgtcggttcggaccagacaggatagccttcgttgctctTGTGCATCGATGGCCTTGTGtgtccaacaccctgtcgccagtttgtgctTTTTCCCTCCtctgaccactgtcggtaggtactcaccactgctgactgggagcaccccacaagccttgccatttcagagatattctgacccagtcatcaggtcataacaatctggcccttgtcaaagtcactcaggtctttactcctgcccatttctcctgcattcaacacgtttactatgagaactgattgttcgcttaccatctaatctacccagaccttgacatgtggccttgtggTGTGATGATCAACGTtgtttgcttcacctgtgagtggtcataatgttttggctcatcagtgtagatTCAAGTATAAGATCATATATAACAACAATAACCATCTAgagtgagggaaaaaaaaaaaaatatatatatatatatattgggtaaGTCTTGAACAACAGTATAAATCCCTATGAGAAAGAAATTACTAAACACACATGGGCTTTTGTGCAAATAAAAACTCGTGTCTTGATTGAAAGACTGAAATCGGATGTAACACATTCGGATATATTGCGATTTGTCTAGTGAATTATAAACTTACTCCGTACGATTGTCTTCTCCCCTCTCTTCATCCTCTGATTCAGACGAGACCCCGTATCCCACAAGCGAATTCATTACAAGTTAAATTCAAGTGCGTACCTGATCCAAAATTCCACTAAAGATGGTTGTCAGATAAGATATTTACAGTTAAATATCGATCATTTGTTTACCCGGAAGTCAGTGTTTCTTCGTGGACCATTAACAGAATGTGGGAGTAATGGAGTATATGACGAATGATGCCATCGCGTGGCGCGGAATAGTTACATGACAGCCTGTGGAGAGCTGGTGAAAAAAGTGAAATGCGATTACTTCACTAATAATACAGAACTAATTCTTCGGgttaaatgcactttttattttattttctcccaaaacactaaatagcaacaaaaactgccACTACACTTTCCCAAACACATGTTTGTCAACATGCAGCACTGCAACATTTTCAACGTCAATGTCTCTAAAAGTTATTTTTTCggtaatttgatctaacatttaataacttttaaaatgtttgaagctAATAAGGATccttgaaattatcacatttattttgagagaaAATAGGCCtacttatttaaaggtgcactcaataatttttcatgtatgtcattttggacttacactgaaacctagcggcgtggatgcagcataatttaaaagcagtagttttcagttatcaaTGCTACTGTAGAAATGCACTACTCTCAGTTAGCCATAATTCATTTAATCAATTtgttaaagtgtccaataacagtgcggttactgagattaagtgaatagtattcggctggtcatgtgatgctaacatggatGCCCCCATTTGGGGATCCTTTCCACATagattaaaataacttttaaaaggtAACTGATGATGCTGGAGTCTTCAGAATTGCTATTCcttttctttaggagtaaaacttttttaattaggaaaaaaagcactaagtgcacctttaacacttTCAGTTTTGTTTCAGGTGATTAAATCAGAAGTTTTTcagtaactgtccaataagtgaaagtatAGTTTTGGAgttctcaataaattagaatgtcgtggaaaagttcatttatttcagtaattcaactcaaattgtgaaactcgtgtattaaatcaattcaatgcacacagactgaagtagtttaagtctttggttcttttaattgtgatgattttggctcacatttaacaaaaacccaccaattcactatctcaaaaaattagaatatggtgacatgccaatcagctaatcaactcaaaacacctgcaaaggtttcctgagccttcaaaatggtctctcagtttggttcactaggctacacaatcatggggaagactgttgatctgacagttgtccagaagacaatcattgacacccttcacaaggagggtaagccacaaacattcattgccaaagaggctggctgttcacagagtgctgtaaccaagcatgttaacagaaagttgagtggaaggaaaaagtgtggaagaaaaagatgcacaaccaaccgagagaaccgcagccttacaattgtcaagcaaaatcgattcaagaatttgggtgaacttcacaaggaatggactgaggctggtgtcgaggcatcaagagccaccacacagagacgtgtcaaggaatttggctacagttgtcgtattcctcttgttaagccactcctgaaccacagacaatgtcagaggtgtcttacctgggctaaggagaagaagaactggactgttgcccagtggtccaaagtcctcttttcagatgagatcaagttttgtatttcattcggaaaccaaggtcctagagtctggaggaagggtggagaagctcatagcccaagttgcttgaagtccagtgttaagtttccacagtctgtgatgatttggggtgcaatgtcatctgctggtgttggtccattgtgttttttgaaaaccaaagtcactgcacccgtttagcaAGTAatattggagcacttcatgcttccttctgctgaccagctttttaaaattgccaaaagcaccaaaagttggttaaatgaccatggtgttggtgtgcttgactggccagcaaactcaccagacctgaaccccatagagaatctatggggtattgtcaagaggaaaatgagaaacaagagaccaaaaaatgcagatgagctgaaggccactgtcaaagaaacctgggcttccataccacctcagcagtgccacaaactgatcacctccatgccacgccgaattgaggcagtaattaaagcaaaaggagcccctaccaagtattgagtacatatacagtaaatgaacatactttccagaaggccaacaattcactaaaaatgttttttttattggtcttatgatgtattctaattttttgagatagtgaattggtgggtttttgttaaatgtgagccaaaatcatcacaattaaaagaaccaaagacttaaactacttcagtctgtgtgcattgaatttatttaatacacgagtttcacaatttgagttgaattactgaaataaatgaacttttccacgacattctaatttattgagatgcacctgtgtatatatatatatattttttttaaggccTCTTATTTCAGTGACAATgtttaaagtgggctcacattgactgatccattTACAATGGAGATTGCTTTGTttgtagaatacttgagatgccaaatgtgattgaaattaacagaaaatgatgaacccatttctgaagtggttattttgagtaagcattgtcttgttactcaaaaaagcatcttgctgtctcaaaagtatatttgcacaagttgacaaattttgccctatagtgtataatggggctaaaagcacaccttaaggaaaatttgcttatttttttctggtcacaaaatgtatcaagatcgaaacaaaatgtatttccttttattaaatattaatggaacaacacaatttgtgtgaaaagaaaaaataaaaaggtggtgagagagccttttaccccacaacTGGGGTAAAATTCTCAcagggggttatagtgatattgtgtaaatatagggacaatagttatagggcaaaatgtgTCAACTAATGTGAATACTTCTGAGACagtaagatgcttttttgagtaacaaaataAGATAATGCgttttcaaaataaccacttaagAAAAGGGTTAATcattttttgttcatttcaatcacatttggcatttcataacatctcaagtaatctataaacaaattaatctccattgtgactgGATCAGTCAATATGCCCagtttgaacatttttcagaacaaatctatttgccccacttaacacaatgtgttttatgagggCATTTAACCCCTGCAATAGGAGGGCTTTTTACCCCATAtaccatcctttcacttattgaacatttattaaCTCTCCTTTGGTATTAGGTCATTTTTTACCTAAATAATTcatttatctgagcagtacaagacttggtgacttttcctccatttgccatctgaacataaaaaataaaaaaatcgggCTTCTAAGTCTgtgttcataaaaataaaaaagcgacacttttggtattcacggtcaaaattgaccgaccattgaaaatgtattctgtatttgatgtttattttcttgagattattatgcatttactttgagttattaaatttttatgtttgaaataaattattggtagaaaaatgcttattctgtgtcttctctttgtaacaccatggtcaggtttgatgacaagcataatgacataaactgcaaaaactgacacttcaaatcaattttaaaatgttaaactttgagaaataatattttgataatgtctaaatatatatccaaatgcatattttatgataaaatatctacatctactggctgttagtggcatgacatggttttcaagtcatgttatttatattttgttcaccagatggcagcaatctgtctcaaatttatgtcacattctcatattttcttcatacaaacattttcttaatctttcaacttatagaagtataggttctaaatttttttttcttccaaaaatgtgcttattttttatatgcaaattaatggtcaCATTTAGAAATTTACatataaataagatcaaaatagcataaaatcccccccaatttttttttattgttcttacttcagggaagatattttatcattatcattGTTATCatcatcaacaaaaaaaaaaaaaaaaatgaccatgaataacaaaggaaggtgccattttttaataccataggaggtttaaaaaaaacttttgaatgaccttgaacaaaactgaaaatgacatatAGTGATGATTTCATGAATTTTAATTAGctaaataaatttgcaacatttaaaaaaataaaaaaaatagatcaaattgcctcaaagaGTATAGTGGCAATCAGGTGTTTAGCAAagtactgttgttgtttttttttgttgctgtttagtgttttgagagaaaataaaatcaaaagtgcatttTACCTTGGGGGCCATTTGCCTGTTGTACCCTAACTACTGCCCCCAAATTATGTTGCTTCATtagtattaaataaaacaaattagtttttttctttattacacGGCTAACTGAAATACTCGATAATGATTGTTCAATCATGCCATCCAGCAGCCTGATATGTAATGGACAATGTTCAATCAACTGgtagttattgcaaaataaaccttgACAGGTTGGCCGGGACTGTaaattatcccacttattacatgactacctactaataaatgaataaatactattattttgtgttaataaccgctgactgtacattatcccttactgtTACTTCCTTGTTATTTCAAACAGACCCAGAACAATTGCTTCAGTGTATGGAGGTCTACTGATAAGCAAGTGTTTCTGGTTAAAAAGTCACAAATGTAATGCCAGCAGCAACAATGTAATTTGGAAGTCTCCAGCTCATTTTATAAAACTTACTAAAGGTTTCCATTTCCAAATAAAGAATGACAAAACAATAAATCAGTGTTTATA from Myxocyprinus asiaticus isolate MX2 ecotype Aquarium Trade chromosome 7, UBuf_Myxa_2, whole genome shotgun sequence encodes the following:
- the LOC127443940 gene encoding uncharacterized protein LOC127443940; protein product: MNSLVGYGVSSESEDEERGEDNRTESIKKTDDAVVERKRCNFLLEPESPSSESESGPENEDEEVSVVDHYSSGSLQTPSIRPQTRKLPPPPLGGSSSGVLLTGSSVFANPFKEMAEGRLNVLQKHVPLTVQARPTQIGGKRICVAYRKDGRCRFGISCKFAHDSDLQSNHVVTSDNGLKDNASASVVVDSYNDPLASHNIKETDEGKDSEQRKKKRVGVNDSLIPPKRALKQYARLSHH